AGGCGATGACCGGGGTCTGGAAGTGATTGGCCAGGTACGACAGGATCGAAATGTTCTGCGCCTTGGCCGCTGCCAGATCCGCCGGCGACAGCGCCAGCACACAGCTGAAGCAGAAGAACATCACCGTCACCACCATCATGCCGTGGGCCATGGCGAGGATGCCGCTGCTCTTGCGTTCGGCCTGGTCGCCGTAGCGCTGTTTCTGCTCGACGGCGAACGCGGAAATGATCGGCGAATGGTTGAACGAGAACACCATCACCGGGATCGCCAGCCACAAGGTCTTGAGGAACACCGACATTTCCATCGGTTCTTGAGCGCTGGCGAAGAATGCGCCGTTCCAGTTCGGAATCAGGCTGATGCCGAGCAACAACAACGCGGCGACGAACGGATACACCAGCACGCTCATGGCTTTGACGATGACGCTTTGACCGCAACGCACAATGGCCATCAAACCGAGGATCAACGCCAGCGACAACACTGCGCGCGGCGGCGGAGCGATGTGCAACTGATGTTCGAGGAAGCTGCTCAGGGTGTTGGTCAGCGCCACGCTGTACACCAGCAGGATCGGGAAGATCGCGAAGAAATACAGCAGCGTGATCAGCTTGCCGGCCCCGACGCCGAAGTGTTCTTCCACCACTTCGGTGATGTCACCGGAGCGGCCCGACAGCACGAAGCGGGTCAGGCCCCGGTGCGCGAAGAAGGTCATCGGGAACGCCAGCAATGCAAGGATCAGCAGCGGCCAGAAGCCGCCGACACCGGCGTTGATCGGCAGGAACAGCGTACCGGCACCGATGGCGGTGCCGTACAGGCCGAGCATCCAGGTGGTGTCGAATTTGCTCCAGCCCTTGTGGGCGGTTTCGTTATTGCGTGTGCGGTCTACAGCAGGATTTTCGGCAGCAGGTGTGCGTACATCGGTCATCGTTTTTGCCTCGTTATTATTCTTGCTCGGGCTCACGTGTTACGGGCGGTCAGGGAGTGCTCCTCAGCACTCCACCCAGCTCACGGCCAGGCCGCCCCGTGAAGTCTCTTTGTATTTGTCATGCATGTCGGCGCCGGTATCGCGCATGGTGCGGATCACCCGGTCGAGGGAAATGAAGTGTTTGCCGTCGCCGCGCAGGGCCATTTGTGTGGCGTTGATCGCCTTCACCGCAGCGATGGCGTTGCGCTCGATGCAGGGCACCTGCACGAGGCCGCCGACCGGGTCGCAGGTCAGGCCGAGGTTGTGTTCCAGGCCGATTTCGGCGGCGTTTTCCAGTTGCTCCGGCGTAGCACCGAGTACATCGGCCAGACCTGCAGCGGCCATCGCGCAAGCCGAGCCGACTTCGCCCTGGCAGCCGACCTCGGCGCCGGAGATCGAGGCGTTTTTCTTGCAGAGAATGCCGACGGCCGCCGCGCCCAAAAAGAACGCGACTACGTCATCGTCGGACGCGTCCGGGTTGAATTTCATGTAGTAGTGCAGGACGGCCGGAATGATCCCGGCGGCACCGTTGGTCGGCGCGGTGACCATGCGCCCGCCGGCGGCGTTTTCTTCGTTGACGGCGAGGGCGAACAGGTTGACCCACTCCATCGCCGACAGAGTCGAACTGATGACGTTCGGCTTGCCGATTTCCAGCAGGCTGCGGTGCAATTTCGCCGCACGACGCGGAACATTCAGACCGCCAGGCAGGACGCCTTCGTGACGCAGGCCCTGCTCGACGCACTCGCGCATCACCGACCAGATATGCAGCAGGCCCTGACGGATCTCGGCGTCGCTGCGCCAGGCCCGTTCGTTGGCCATCATCAGTTCGGAGACCCGCAGGTTGTGCTGCTTGCACAGCGCCAGCAGTTCGACGGCGCTGGAAAAATCGTAGGGCAACTCGACGTCACCGGCCGGCGCTACACCGGACTCTGCTTCGGCCGCTTCGATGATGAAACCGCCGCCGACCGAGTAGTACGTTTGCGTGAACAGCTCGGCAGATTCGCCAAAGGCTGTCAGCGACATGGCGTTGGGGTGGTAGGGCAGGCTCTCGTCCAGCAGCAGGAGATCGTGTTGCCAGTTGAAGGCGATGTTTCGCTGCCCGGCCAGGCAGAGTTGGCCGGTTTCCCGCAGTTGCTGGATGCGCGGGTCGATGGTCGACGGATCGATGCTGTCCGGCCATTCGCCCATCAGGCCCATGACCGTTGCGCGGTCGGTGGCGTGACCGACGCCGGTGGCCGATAGCGAGCCGTATAAACGGATTTCCACCCGCTTCACATCCAGCAGCAAATGCTGGTCGATCAGGGCTTGGGCGAAGGTGGCGGCGGCGCGCATCGGGCCGACGGTGTGGGAACTGGACGGACCGATGCCGACTTTGAATAGATCGAAAACACTGATAGCCATGCTAAAGCCTTACAAGCAATGGAGTAGGAATCGCCGCCATTTTTTGTAGGACAAGCGCAATGTCGGCGATACTGCCTACCTCGCTTCAGCGTGACTAACGAAACTTCCTAAGTAAGCCTTTAGCAGGACTAAACCATGAGTCGTCAATTGCATGCCCAGACTTACGTCTGGCTGCAGGTGTTTTCCTGTGCCGCGCGGCACCTGTCGTTCACCCGTTGTGCCGAAGAACTGCACATCACGCCGGGGGCGGTCAGCCAACAAATCCGACAACTGGAAGAGCGTCTGGGCTTTCGCCTGTTTCACCGTCGCGCACGGGGTGTGGAGCTGAGCGCGGAAGGGCAGCGACTGGCGATTACGGTCAACGAGGCTTACGGCAGCATCGATGCGGAGTTGCGTCGTCTCGATGCGGGGATGATCAGCGGAATTCTGCGAGTCCGTTCGATTCCGTCGTTCCTCAGCAAATGGCTGACCCCGCGTCTGCCGCGCCTGCAACAGCGTTACCCGGACATCCAGCTGCGGCTGGTGGCCGAAGACAGCAGCGTACCGTTGCATGAAGGGGACTTCGACCTGGCCATCGACTTGAACGACGGCAGTTATCCGGGCCTGTTATCCACAGCCTTGCTCGACGAGCAGATTTTCCCGGTGTGCGCGCCGGGCCTGCTGCGCGGACGACCGCCCCTGCACGGGCCGGCGGATCTGGTGCATTTCCCGCTGCTGCACGACATCACCGCGTGGCGCGGCAGTTACGAGTACGCGGAGTGGGAGTTCTATCTCAACGCTGTCGGTTTCGAGGGTGCCGACGTACGGCGTGGGCACACGTTCAACCGCAACCACCTGACCATCGAAGCGGCGATTGCCGGCATGGGCGTGGCGATTGCCCGGCGCACGCTGCTCAACGACGAGCTGGAGCGGGGGACGTTGATCGTGCCGTTCGGGATTTCGGTGCCCAATCACAAGCGCTATGTTTTGCTCTATGCGCCGGGGGCCTTGAGCCATCCGGGCGTGCGCGCGGTGCATGACTGGCTGGTGGAAGAGGCGGAGATTTTTCGTGGCCTGCACCCGTTGGGTGATGGCCAATTGTGAGCAGATTTTTCAGGGTGACGGGGCGACCCAACTCCCGACCTTACCAGCGCTTTGCCCGGTTG
This genomic window from Pseudomonas kribbensis contains:
- a CDS encoding LysR substrate-binding domain-containing protein codes for the protein MSRQLHAQTYVWLQVFSCAARHLSFTRCAEELHITPGAVSQQIRQLEERLGFRLFHRRARGVELSAEGQRLAITVNEAYGSIDAELRRLDAGMISGILRVRSIPSFLSKWLTPRLPRLQQRYPDIQLRLVAEDSSVPLHEGDFDLAIDLNDGSYPGLLSTALLDEQIFPVCAPGLLRGRPPLHGPADLVHFPLLHDITAWRGSYEYAEWEFYLNAVGFEGADVRRGHTFNRNHLTIEAAIAGMGVAIARRTLLNDELERGTLIVPFGISVPNHKRYVLLYAPGALSHPGVRAVHDWLVEEAEIFRGLHPLGDGQL
- a CDS encoding HAAAP family serine/threonine permease; translated protein: MTDVRTPAAENPAVDRTRNNETAHKGWSKFDTTWMLGLYGTAIGAGTLFLPINAGVGGFWPLLILALLAFPMTFFAHRGLTRFVLSGRSGDITEVVEEHFGVGAGKLITLLYFFAIFPILLVYSVALTNTLSSFLEHQLHIAPPPRAVLSLALILGLMAIVRCGQSVIVKAMSVLVYPFVAALLLLGISLIPNWNGAFFASAQEPMEMSVFLKTLWLAIPVMVFSFNHSPIISAFAVEQKQRYGDQAERKSSGILAMAHGMMVVTVMFFCFSCVLALSPADLAAAKAQNISILSYLANHFQTPVIAYAAPLIALVAITKSFLGHYIGASEGFQGMIVKSLRGRGRVMSASWLNRATALFMILSCWAVATFNPSILGMIETLGGPVIACLLFLMPMYAIRRVPALRQYSGQVSNVFVVLIGLIALSAIIYSVLP
- a CDS encoding L-serine ammonia-lyase, which produces MAISVFDLFKVGIGPSSSHTVGPMRAAATFAQALIDQHLLLDVKRVEIRLYGSLSATGVGHATDRATVMGLMGEWPDSIDPSTIDPRIQQLRETGQLCLAGQRNIAFNWQHDLLLLDESLPYHPNAMSLTAFGESAELFTQTYYSVGGGFIIEAAEAESGVAPAGDVELPYDFSSAVELLALCKQHNLRVSELMMANERAWRSDAEIRQGLLHIWSVMRECVEQGLRHEGVLPGGLNVPRRAAKLHRSLLEIGKPNVISSTLSAMEWVNLFALAVNEENAAGGRMVTAPTNGAAGIIPAVLHYYMKFNPDASDDDVVAFFLGAAAVGILCKKNASISGAEVGCQGEVGSACAMAAAGLADVLGATPEQLENAAEIGLEHNLGLTCDPVGGLVQVPCIERNAIAAVKAINATQMALRGDGKHFISLDRVIRTMRDTGADMHDKYKETSRGGLAVSWVEC